The Streptomyces puniciscabiei genomic interval GAAGGCCACGTTCCTCGTGGCGAGGGTCCGCTTCGCCCGTACGATGCGCTGGGCGATCGTCGGCTCCGGGACCAGGTAGGCGCGGGCGATCTCGGCCGTGGTCAGGCCGCCGAGCAGGCGCAGGGTGAGCGCGGTGCGCGCCTCGGGGGACAGCACCGGGTGGCAGGCGGTGAAGACGAGGCGGAGCAGGTCGTCGTCGATGTCCTCGGGGTCGGCGGGGTCCTCGAACGGCGTCGTCTCCGAGAGGTCGCGGCCGATCTCCGCGAGCTTGCGGGCGTAGGTCTCGCGGCGCCGGATCAGGTCGACGGCGCGGTGCCGGGCGGTGGCCATGAGCCAGGCGCCCGGGTTGTCGGGCACGCCGTCACGCGGCCATTGCTCCAGGGCGGCGACCAGCGCGTCCTGCGCCAGTTCCTCGGCGATGCCGACGTCCCGGACGATCCGGGCGACACCGGCGATGACCCGGGGCGACTCCAGGCGGTAGACGGTCTCGATGGCGTGGGCCGGGGAGGGCTGTGGCGGGGTGGGCCGTGGTTCTTCCACAGCCCACCATGCAACACCCTGCAAGGGCCCGGCGCCAGAAGACTCAGGCCTCGGCGATCTCCCGGACCTCACAGGTCACGGTCCAGTACTCCTCGTGGGTCTGCAGGAACCGCTTGGTCCACTCGATCGCCTCGTCCATGTCCTTGCACTGCATGAGCGCGTAGCCGCCGACGACCTCCTTGGACTCGGTGAACGGCCCGTCCGTGACGGCGAGCCTGCCGCCCTCCCAGCGGACCCGCTTGCCCTGGGCGTGCGGGGTGAGACCGGCGGTGTCGAGCATGACGCCGGCCTTGGTGATCTCCTCGATCAGGGCGCCCATCCGCTTCATCAGCTCGGGGCTGGGGCCCTCGGGCGGAGCGGTGGTCTCGTCGACGCGTACGAGCGACAGATAGCGGGGCATGGTGACTCCTTGCGGCACGGGCGGCGGGGCCTCTCCCCGCCGCTCACCCATGCGTCGAACCGGAGACACCCGGATCGACACGCTCACCGGAGTTTTTTCCGATGCCCCCCGCTCCCTCACCTCGAAACGGTTCTCAGCGCAGGGACGCCCACAGCTCGCTCGCCGCGGGTTCCTCGGCGATCACCCGGTTGGGGTCGGAGGGGGCGGTGACGACGGGCATCATCACCGTCTTCACGCGGTCGGCGGTCAGGCCCTTCAGGCTCTGGCCGAGCCGCATCAGCTCGCCCAGGGAGTCCAGGCCGGTGTCGGTGGTGAGGCTCGCGGTGACCGCGTCGGCGACCCGGTACAGCTTGGCGGGGTCGGTGAGCAGGTCGGTGGCGGCCATCTGTCGCAACAGGTCCTTGACCAGCATCTGCTGCAGCCCTATGCGGCCGAGGTCGCTGCCGTCGCCTATGCCGTGCCGGGTGCGGGCGAGCGCGAGGGCCTGGGTGCCGTTCAGGTGGTGGGCGCCGGCCTTGAGGTGCAGATGGCTGTAGTCGTCGTCGATGTCCTTCGTGGTGGTGACGTCGACCCCGCCGAGCGCGTCCACCAGCCTGGCGAAACCGGAGAAGTCGATCTCCATGTAGTGGTCCATGCGGACGTCCGTGACCGACTCCACGGTCTTCACCGCGCACACCGGCCCGCCCAGCTCGTACGCGGTGTTGAACATCGCGCCGTGGGCCACCGCCGTCGAGCCGCCGGAGGCGAGCGGGCAGGACGGGCGGGTGACGAGGGTGTCGCGCGGGATGCTGACGACGGTGGCCTTCGTGCGGCCCGCGTCGATGTGCACGACCATCGCCGTGTCCGAGCGGGCGCCGGAGCTGTCGCCGCCGCCGAGCTCCTGGTTGGCCTGGCCGCTGCGCGAGTCCGAGCCGAGGACCAGGATGTTCAGGGATCCGGTCGGCAGCGGGGAGGCGGCGGCCGAGGGGGTGACCACCGCTCTGGCCGGCCGGTCGTCGCCCAGTGCGCTGTTGATGTCGACGCTCTTGATGTTGTTGTTCAGATGCCAGTACGCGTAGCCCGCCAGCGCCGCGCCCAGTACCAGGGCACCCGCCAGGGTGAGGCCGACGGCCTTCAGCGCTCTCGACCGTCGGCCCACCCGTCTGCCGGCGTCGCGTTGCTCCTCTTGTCGCGTCACGACAGGAACGTAAGTCCGAATTATTAGGGGACTGTTAGCAGAACTTGTGAACGCCGGATTTCTTGGGAGATTCTCATGCAGCGGCTCAGCCCTGCGTCACCGTGGGGACCGTGGCGTGGCCGGCGAAGCCAGGGATGCGAGCGGTAAGCCGATCGGGGCTCCGAAAGTTTCGGTCGAGGAACCGATTGGCTTCGGAGGAGTGTGGGGGCGCTCCCCCACCCGTCAACAGGTCACCTTCCTGTCAACGCCGTCACCCGGCCACGGCCACGGGCGCCGCGGTGCTGCTGCGGACGACGAGGCTGGTCGCCAGCTCCACCCGGGTCGCCGTCCGCTCCTCCGGCTCGCGCCCCAGCTCCAGCACCAGGCGGGCCGCCGCCTCGGCCATCTCGGTCAGCGGCTGCCGTACGGTCGTCAGCGGCGGGCCGACCCAGCGGGCCACCGGCAGATCGTCGAAGCCGACGACGCTGAGGTCCTCCGGGATGCGCAGCCCCAGCTCACGGGCGGCCTCGTACAGGCCGAGCGCCTGCAGGTCGTTGCCCGCGAAGACGGCCGTCGGCCGGTCGGGGCGGCGCAGCAGCTCCAGGCCCAGGCGGTAGCCGGCGTCGTGGTGGAAGTCGCCGGCCACGATCAGCGAGGGGTCGACGGGCAGGCCGGCCGTCTCCAGGGCGGCGCGGTAGCCGTCGACGCGCGCCCGGCTGCACATCATCCGGGACGGGCCGCTGATCGCGCCGATGCGGGTGTGGCCGAGCTCGACCAGATGGCGGGTGGCGGCGAGTCCGCCCTGCCAGTTGGTGGCGCCGATGGACGGCACGTCCGGGCCCGGGTCGCCGGCCGGGTCCATCACCACGAACGGGATGGAGCGGCTGGTCAGCAGCGCCCGCTGGGACTCGTCGAGCCCGGACAGCACCAGCACCACGCCGTGCGGACGGCGCGCGGCCACCTGGTCGGCCCAGGTCCGGCCGGGGGTGAGCCGGCCGGCCGACTCGGACAGCACCACGCTCAGCCCGGCGTCCCGGGCCACGTTCTCCACGCCCCGGATGACCTCCAGCGCCCAGGCGCTCTCCAGCTCGTGGAAGACCAGGTCGAGCAGCGGGGAGCGGGACGCCTCGGCGCGGCGGCGGCGGTAGCCGTGGGCGCGCAGCAGCTCCTCGACCCGGGTGCGGGTCGCGGGCGCCACGTCGGCACGGCCGTTGAGCACCTTCGAAACAGTCGGAGCCGACACCCCGGCCTCACGGGCGATCTCGGCGAGGGTCGCCGTCTGCGCTTCTGCGGACTTCGAAGGCTTCATGCCCGCGATCGTATCGTCGCGGGCCCCCTTGACGAAGGCCCGCGCGCGCCATAGGTTCCCCGGAACATTCGATATCTTCTCCGAAACATTCGAGAACATTCGTGAGCGACAGTCAGAGTGACGGGAGTTCCATGACCACCGCTCCTTGGCGCGACCCCACCCTGCCCGCCGACGCCCGCGTGTCCGACCTGCTCGCCCGGATGACCCTTCAGGAGAAGGCCGCCCAGCTGTACGGCGTGTGGGTGGGTGCCGCCACGGACGGCGACGGGGTCGCCCCCCTGCAGCGCGAGATGACCGCCGACGTCGACTGGGACGAGCTGATCAGCCACGGCCTCGGCCAGCTGACCCGCTCCTTCGGCACCGCCCCCGTCGACCCGGCGCTCGGCGCACAGGCCCTGGCCCGCGCCCAGCGCCGGATCGCCGCCGCCGGCCGCTTCGGCATCCCGGCCGTCGCCCACGAGGAGTGCCTGGCCGGTTTCACCGCCTGGCGCGCGACGGCCTACCCGGTGCCGCTGGCCTGGGGGGCGGCCTTCGACCCGGCGCTGGTGGCCCGGATGGGCCGGCGCATCGGCCTCGACCTGCGCGCCTCCGGCGTCCACCAGGGCCTCGCCCCCGTCCTGGACGTGGTCCGCGACCCGCGCTGGGGACGGGTCGAGGAAACCATCGGCGAGGACCCGTACCTGGTCGGCACCATCGGCACGGCCTACGTACGGGGCCTGGAGTCGGCCGGGGTCGTCGCCACGCTCAAGCACTTCGCCGGGTACGCGTCCTCGGCCGGCGCCCGGAACCTGGCGCCGGTGCGGGCGGGCGTACGGGAGTTCGCGGACGTCACCCTTCCCCCCTTCGAGATGGCGCTGCGCGAGGGCGGGGCCCGCTCGGTGATGGCGGCCTACACCGAGACCGACGGCGTGCCCGCCTCCGCCGACCCGCGCCTGCTGACCGGGCTGCTGCGCGAGGAGTGGGGCTTCACCGGCACGGTGGTCGCCGACTACTTCGGCATCGGGTTCCTCCAGACCCTGCACCGGGTGGCGGCGGACGAGGAGGAGGCGGCGCACCGGGCGCTGGCGGCGGGCATCGACGTCGAGCTGCCGACCGTGAAGTGCTACGGCACCCCGCTCGTCACCGCCGTGCGCGAGGGCCGCATCCCTCAGGCGCTGGTGGACCGGGCGGCCCGGCGTGTGCTGCTGCAGAAGTGCGAGCTGGGCCTGCTCGATCCGGACTGGCGGCCGGAGCCGGAGGGCCCGGTGGACCTGGACTCGGCGGAGAACCGGGCCGTGGCCCGGCGGCTGGCCGAGGAGTCGGTGGTCCTGCTGGACAACCCCGACGGGCTGCTGCCCCTGGCCCCCGACGCCCGGATCGCGGTGGTCGGGCCGCGCGCGGCGGACGCGCTCGCCATGCTCGGCTGCTACTCCTTCCCCTCCCATGTCCTCACCCACCACCCCGAGGTCCCGCTCGGCATCGAGATCCCCACGGTCCTGGACGCCCTGCGCGCCGAACTCCCGGACGCCAAGGTCACGTTCGCTTCAGGCTGCGGCGTCCTGGACCCGGACACGGCCGGCTTCGAGGAGGCGGTGGC includes:
- a CDS encoding YciI family protein, translating into MPRYLSLVRVDETTAPPEGPSPELMKRMGALIEEITKAGVMLDTAGLTPHAQGKRVRWEGGRLAVTDGPFTESKEVVGGYALMQCKDMDEAIEWTKRFLQTHEEYWTVTCEVREIAEA
- a CDS encoding LCP family protein; protein product: MTRQEEQRDAGRRVGRRSRALKAVGLTLAGALVLGAALAGYAYWHLNNNIKSVDINSALGDDRPARAVVTPSAAASPLPTGSLNILVLGSDSRSGQANQELGGGDSSGARSDTAMVVHIDAGRTKATVVSIPRDTLVTRPSCPLASGGSTAVAHGAMFNTAYELGGPVCAVKTVESVTDVRMDHYMEIDFSGFARLVDALGGVDVTTTKDIDDDYSHLHLKAGAHHLNGTQALALARTRHGIGDGSDLGRIGLQQMLVKDLLRQMAATDLLTDPAKLYRVADAVTASLTTDTGLDSLGELMRLGQSLKGLTADRVKTVMMPVVTAPSDPNRVIAEEPAASELWASLR
- a CDS encoding LacI family DNA-binding transcriptional regulator translates to MKPSKSAEAQTATLAEIAREAGVSAPTVSKVLNGRADVAPATRTRVEELLRAHGYRRRRAEASRSPLLDLVFHELESAWALEVIRGVENVARDAGLSVVLSESAGRLTPGRTWADQVAARRPHGVVLVLSGLDESQRALLTSRSIPFVVMDPAGDPGPDVPSIGATNWQGGLAATRHLVELGHTRIGAISGPSRMMCSRARVDGYRAALETAGLPVDPSLIVAGDFHHDAGYRLGLELLRRPDRPTAVFAGNDLQALGLYEAARELGLRIPEDLSVVGFDDLPVARWVGPPLTTVRQPLTEMAEAAARLVLELGREPEERTATRVELATSLVVRSSTAAPVAVAG
- a CDS encoding glycoside hydrolase family 3 N-terminal domain-containing protein; translated protein: MTTAPWRDPTLPADARVSDLLARMTLQEKAAQLYGVWVGAATDGDGVAPLQREMTADVDWDELISHGLGQLTRSFGTAPVDPALGAQALARAQRRIAAAGRFGIPAVAHEECLAGFTAWRATAYPVPLAWGAAFDPALVARMGRRIGLDLRASGVHQGLAPVLDVVRDPRWGRVEETIGEDPYLVGTIGTAYVRGLESAGVVATLKHFAGYASSAGARNLAPVRAGVREFADVTLPPFEMALREGGARSVMAAYTETDGVPASADPRLLTGLLREEWGFTGTVVADYFGIGFLQTLHRVAADEEEAAHRALAAGIDVELPTVKCYGTPLVTAVREGRIPQALVDRAARRVLLQKCELGLLDPDWRPEPEGPVDLDSAENRAVARRLAEESVVLLDNPDGLLPLAPDARIAVVGPRAADALAMLGCYSFPSHVLTHHPEVPLGIEIPTVLDALRAELPDAKVTFASGCGVLDPDTAGFEEAVARAAEADVCVAVLGDRAGLFGRGTSGEGCDVADLQLPGVQAELLDRLVATGVPVVLVLLTGRPYALGRWHGRLGAVVQAFFPGEEGGPAVAGVLSGRVNPSGHLPVSVPRVPGGQPWTYLQPPLGLAGEVSNLDPTPLYPFGHGLSYTTFAWEDVHAPEAGIPTDGSCDLSLTVRNTGDRAGAEVVQLYLHDPVASVTRPDVRLIGYQRVELDPGASRRLTFRFHADLSSFTDRTGARVVEPGALELRLAASSTEVRHRVRLRLTGPVRVVGPERRLRCDVEVSQGTD